One part of the Prunus persica cultivar Lovell chromosome G5, Prunus_persica_NCBIv2, whole genome shotgun sequence genome encodes these proteins:
- the LOC18777308 gene encoding AP-3 complex subunit delta has product MAGSSLMENLFQRTLEDLIKGLRLQLIGESAFLSKAIDEIRREVKSTDSDTKANAIHKLTYLSSLHFYDMSFAAFHVVELLSSTRFSHKKIAYHAASHSFTDDTPVLVLITNQLRKDLTSTNELEVSLALECLSRIATVDLARDLTPEIFTLLASSKVFVKKKAIGVLLRVFDKYPDAVRVCFKRLVENLESSESQVVSVAVGVFCELALREPRSYLPLAPEFYKILVDSRNNWILIKVLKIFAKLVPLEPRLANRVVEPVCEHIRRTGAKSLLFECIRTVVTSLSDYESAVKLVVVKIREMLVDDDPNLKYLALQALSVVAPKHLWAVLENKEVVIKSLSDVDPNIKLESLCLVMAMVSESNVAEICRVLVNYALKSDPEFCNEILGSILSTCGSNVYEIIIDFDWYVSLLGEMSRIPHCQKGEEIEKQLIDIGMRVKDIRPELVRVSRDLLIDPALLGNPFLHRILSAAAWLSGIYVEFSINPFELMEALLQPRTTLLPPFIRAVYVQSAFKVVIFCLNAYLLQRGNAASSSYIDKLVPDVPGLVSECDEPESSDLASCDSPVHCKQDEGFNPRVLNQSFEGLLPEHCGEETATRGQVSASSSLKDGFTHESIINLLNRVELALAPLTGSYDVEILERARNILCFIELIKRKMPDCLVQKEESLGREEAPASQIIRLMHNAFSNDLGPVSVSAQERVPVPDGLVLAKNLEDLETIFSDVQLPSSNSVSLGSPQYEDRAGFSLPILQSKEEPGPSNESTSLLADHRKQHGLYYLPSAKNEDEYPPANDLKLQADTNDGDEDLVKLTEQFLVSKKKPNHAKPRPVVVKLDGDQVHIAANPDRKEDLLSGTVRDVLLGSDTNHTSSQSKVSTKSSTQRKGKDKLNVDSVTESKENLGDIEKHDQGNPSSRKSKHHSHGKGRRHKSPGKKGDEREENGQKVKQKSSHSHSKHKARQRAEVPLNVVALTPGIPDFLL; this is encoded by the coding sequence ATGGCAGGGTCTTCCCTCATGGAAAACCTCTTCCAGCGCACACTGGAGGACCTGATCAAGGGCCTCCGTCTCCAACTCATCGGCGAGTCCGCCTTCCTTTCCAAGGCCATAGACGAAATCCGCCGCGAGGTCAAGTCCACAGACTCAGACACCAAGGCCAACGCCATCCACAAACTCACCTACCTCTCCTCCCTCCACTTCTACGACATGTCTTTCGCTGCATTCCACGTCGTCGAGCTCCTCTCCTCCACTCGCTTTTCCCACAAGAAGATTGCCTACCACGCCGCCTCCCACTCCTTCACTGACGACACGCCCGTCCTCGTCCTCATCACCAACCAGCTCCGCAAGGACCTCACCAGCACCAACGAGCTCGAGGTAAGCTTGGCACTTGAATGCCTCTCCAGAATTGCTACCGTAGATCTTGCTAGAGATTTGACCCCCGAGATATTCACCTTGCTAGCTAGTAGTAAAGtttttgtgaaaaagaaaGCGATCGGTGTGCTTTTGAGGGTGTTTGACAAATATCCGGATGCTGTCAGGGTGTGCTTCAAGCGTTTGGTTGAAAATTTAGAGAGTTCAGAGTCGCAGGTTGTGTCTGTGGCTGTTGGGGTGTTTTGTGAGCTTGCTTTAAGAGAGCCCAGATCGTATCTTCCATTGGCGCCTGAGTTCTATAAGATCTTGGTTGATTCTAGGAACAATTGGATTTTGATTAAGGTGTTAAAGATATTTGCAAAATTGGTTCCCTTAGAGCCTAGGTTGGCTAATAGAGTTGTTGAGCCGGTTTGTGAGCATATCAGGAGGACAGGGGCCAAATCATTGTTGTTTGAGTGTATTAGGACTGTGGTGACCAGTTTGAGTGATTATGAATCTGCAGTGAAGCTTGTTGTTGTGAAGATTCGGGAAATGCTGGTTGATGATGATCCGAATCTTAAGTATCTCGCATTGCAGGCGCTTTCAGTGGTTGCCCCAAAGCACTTGTGGGCAGTGTTGGAGAATAAGGAGGTTGTGATTAAGTCCTTGAGTGATGTGGATCCAAATATTAAGCTGGAGTCCTTGTGTCTTGTTATGGCAATGGTGTCTGAGAGTAATGTGGCTGAAATTTGCAGGGTTTTGGTAAATTATGCCTTAAAATCTGACCCCGAGTTTTGCAATGAGATTCTTGGTTCCATTTTATCAACATGCGGTAGTAATGTATATGAGATTATTATTGACTTCGATTGGTATGTATCGCTTCTGGGAGAAATGTCGAGGATTCCGCATTGCCAGAAGGGGGAAGAAATTGAGAAGCAGCTAATTGATATCGGTATGAGGGTGAAAGACATTAGACCAGAGCTTGTTCGGGTCAGTCGTGATCTACTGATTGATCCTGCATTACTTGGTAATCCTTTCTTACACAGGATATTATCAGCTGCTGCTTGGTTGTCAGGGATATATGTTGAGTTCTCGATAAACCCATTTGAACTCATGGAGGCACTATTACAGCCTCGTACAACTCTCTTGCCGCCATTTATAAGAGCAGTTTATGTACAGTCTGCTTTTAAAGTTGTAATCTTTTGTCTGAATGCTTACCTTTTGCAGAGGGGGAATGCTGCTTCCTCCTCATATATTGATAAATTGGTGCCAGATGTTCCAGGATTGGTTTCGGAATGTGATGAGCCAGAGAGTTCTGACTTGGCATCATGTGATTCTCCTGTGCATTGCAAACAGGATGAGGGATTCAACCCGAGGGTTTTAAATCAATCTTTTGAAGGTCTTTTGCCGGAACATTGTGGGGAGGAAACTGCTACTCGTGGGCAGGTATCTGCATCTTCTTCATTGAAGGACGGTTTCACACATGAATCTATCATAAACCTTTTAAATCGAGTTGAATTGGCTCTGGCTCCACTAACAGGAAGCTATGATGTAGAAATTCTAGAGAGAGCCCGAAATATACTCTGTTTCATTGAGTTGATTAAGCGAAAAATGCCTGATTGTCTAGTCCAGAAGGAAGAAAGTTTGGGAAGAGAAGAAGCACCAGCGTCCCAAATCATCAGATTGATGCATAATGCATTTTCAAATGATCTAGGTCCTGTCTCAGTAAGTGCTCAAGAAAGAGTTCCTGTACCAGATGGGTTAGTGCTTGCGAAGAATCTTGAAGACTTGGAAACAATCTTTAGTGATGTTCAGCTGCCTTCGTCAAATTCAGTTTCTCTTGGAAGCCCTCAATATGAGGACAGGGCTGGTTTTTCTCTCCCTATCCTACAGAGTAAAGAAGAGCCAGGACCATCAAATGAATCCACATCTCTGCTTGCAGATCACCGTAAGCAGCATGGTCTATATTATCTTCCTTCTGCAAAGAATGAAGATGAGTATCCACCTGCCAATGATCTTAAATTACAGGCTGATACTAATGATGGCGATGAAGATCTAGTTAAGCTTACTGAGCAATTTCTAGTTTCAAAGAAAAAGCCAAACCATGCGAAGCCTAGGCCTGTGGTGGTGAAATTGGATGGAGATCAAGTACATATTGCAGCCAACCCTGATCGGAAGGAAGATTTGTTGTCTGGTACTGTGCGAGATGTTCTTTTAGGTAGTGACACCAATCACACATCCTCTCAAAGTAAAGTATCTACCAAGTCATCGACTCAGAGAAAAGGGAAGGATAAACTAAATGTTGATTCTGTTACAGAATCTAAAGAAAATTTGGGTGATATTGAAAAGCATGATCAAGGAAACCCAAGTTCAAGAAAAAGCAAGCACCATTCGCATGGTAAAGGGAGAAGACACAAAAGCCCGGGAAAGAAGGGAgatgaaagagaagaaaatggtCAGAAAGTGAAGCAAAAAAGTAGTCATAGCCATAGTAAGCACAAAGCTCGACAACGAGCAGAGGTGCCCCTGAATGTGGTTGCACTAACACCAGGCATTccagattttcttttatag
- the LOC18777221 gene encoding uncharacterized protein LOC18777221 codes for MDEMTKGEAAIAWGWLLEALAGFKEVGVSLLHDLIKMAPDLPEDLETKVNERVALRCLEDLFSPGDVPAPLPSTSTSTSTHHSKVTFDLSESCDDVLQRIVNETPESDLKMGGPGLLKWDVQPFIVHKRASMPKCALSQLKDSILDGTHPYADFLIKKSGLTSTRDGGNDRLPVSDSSRRRRFNGSCSNAKNTSVEGNDANVLLSKRAMIASNSENLADEDHGGVNGSDDLRRNVKKVKLDASYVSQSVEHNTISLPQKERLDDSSERDGPIFERERCVLAEYRMRMLEESKVLEDDHDNYTCSKRSGQSTEIAIHKSQLEIPCTAEGKEDSEHCPEPTTSGVVPPDVTQHKDPEHGSHVKVAHAASADGSQQKTVADRAKDPMDCHCESSDSYGFNNEKIDVAMKKQDFLTSQCTINRAYSDTIDWTEENFCMKCNEGGQLLICSTSDCPLVYHEKCLGSEFICYKKGNFYCPFCSHSLALKEYLEAKKKAFLLRKDLDAFMCNVSEHQPAKFL; via the exons ATGGACGAGATGACAAAGGGAGAGGCAGCCATTGCTTGGGGTTGGCTCCTGGAAGCTTTGGCAGGCTTCAAAGAAGTTGGGGTATCGCTTTTACATGATTTGATTAAGATGGCTCCGGATTTGCCTGAGGATTTGGAAACGAAAGTAAACGAAAGGGTTGCTTTGAGATGTTTGGAGGATTTATTTTCCCCTGGTGATGTTCCCGCTCCTCTTCCCTCTACTTCTACTTCTACTTCTACTCACCATTCAAAAGTCACCTTTGATTTATCGGAAAGTTGCGACGATGTTCTCCAACGCATCGTGAACGAG ACACCAGAATCGGATTTGAAAATGGGTGGCCCTGGGCTGTTGAAATGGGATGTTCAGCCCTTTATCGTGCACAAACGAGCTTCTATGCCTAAATGTGCTTTGAGCCAGCTCAAAGATTCAATTCTTGACGGTACACATCCATATGCTGATTTCTTGATTAAAAAGAGCGGCTTAACATCTACCAGGGACGGTGGTAATGATAGACTTCCTGTCAGTGATAGTAGTAGGAGGAGAAGGTTCAATGGGAGCTGCTCTAATGCTAAAAACACGAGCGTAGAAGGAAATGATGCAAATGTATTGCTTTCCAAGAGGGCTATGATTGCCTCAAATTCTGAAAATTTGGCAGATGAAGACCATGGTGGAGTAAATGGCTCTGATGATTTGCGTAGAAATGTCAAGAAGGTGAAGTTGGATGCCTCTTATGTCTCACAGTCTGTTGAACACAACACGATTTCTTTGCCTCAGAAAGAACGTTTGGATGATTCATCTGAAAGAGATGGTCCAATTTTCGAGAGAGAAAGATGTGTTTTGGCAGAATATCGCATGAGAATGTTGGAGGAAAGCAAGGTCTTAGAGGATGATCATGATAATTATACTTGCTCAAAGCGGTCTGGACAGAGCACTGAGATTGCAATCCATAAGAGTCAGTTAGAAATTCCTTGTACTGCTGAAGGCAAAGAGGATAGTGAGCATTGTCCTGAACCAACAACATCAGGTGTTGTTCCTCCGGATGTAACCCAGCATAAAGATCCTGAGCATGGTTCTCATGTTAAAGTAGCACATGCTGCATCTGCAGATGGATCCCAGCAGAAGACCGTTGCTGATCGAGCCAAAGATCCCATGGATTGCCATTGCGAGTCAAGTGATAGCTATGGGTTTAATAATGAGAAGATTGATGTTGCCATGAAGAAGCAAGATTTCTTGACCTCACAATGCACGATAAATCGTGCTTACTCAGACACAATTGATTGGACAGAGGAAAATTTTTGTATGAAGTGTAATGAAGGTGGTCAGTTGTTGATATGCAGTACCAGTGATTGCCCTTTGGTATATCATGAAAAGTGTCTTGGTTCTGAGTTCATTTGTTATAAGAAAGGTAACTTCTACTGCCCCTTCTGTTCGCATTCTCTTGCTCTTAAGGAGTACCTAGAAGCTAAGAAGAAAGCTTTTCTCTTAAGGAAAGATCTAGATGCATTTATGTGTAACGTTTCGGAACATCAGCCAGCAAAGTTTCTTTGA
- the LOC18776924 gene encoding uncharacterized protein LOC18776924: MLSAMGKEHRKSQPILKLLLSYMQFSHAFELVFFVVGLCLGVMVSLYCKTFPFKLQTTVNVFSSSPLSLSLPTPASQLLPQPPSLLPTPTSQLLPQPCSPPPLPLAPTSQLLPQPCSPPPLPLADLGTEVTSKIEAFMLHKMDDDDELLWRASLVPRIRKFPFNHVPRVAFMFLTKGNIPLAPLWEMFFKGHEGLYTIYVHTHPSYVDSWPQNSVFYGRRIPSKEVEWGKPTMIDGERRLLASALLDFSNERFVLLSESCIPLFNFTTIYSYLVNSSESNIGSYDDPRKVGRGRYNPKMWPAINISDWRKGSQWFEASRKLAIEIISDTKYYPIFKEHCNPPCYMDEHYIPTLVNILGVEDNSNRSITWVDWSRGGPHPRRFGRNDVSYEFLNQIRFGTNCTCNGINATTCMCFLFARKFMGDTLRPLLQIAPILLGSVS, encoded by the exons ATGCTTTCAGCAATGGGAAAGGAACACCGAAAATCTCAACCAATTCTAAAGCTTTTGCTCTCCTATATGCAGTTTAGCCATGCCTTTGAGCTTGTGTTTTTTGTCGTTGGTTTGTGCCTTGGAGTCATGGTCAGTTTATACTGCAAGACCTTCCCATTCAAGTTACAAACCACTGTAAATGTTTTCTCTTCGTCACCACTGTCGCTGTCGCTGCCAACTCCAGCATCGCAATTGCTCCCACAACCACCCTCACTGTTGCCAACTCCAACATCACAATTGCTCCCACAACCCTGCTCACCACCGCCTCTCCCATTAGCACCAACATCACAATTGCTCCCACAACCCTGCTCACCACCGCCTCTCCCATTAGCAGACTTGGGTACTGAGGTTACATCTAAAATTGAGGCATTTATGTTGCACaagatggatgatgatgatgagttgCTTTGGAGGGCATCATTGGTTCCAAGGATTAGAAAGTTTCCTTTTAACCATGTGCCTAGAGTTGCCTTCATGTTCTTGACAAAGGGAAATATACCTTTGGCCCCATTGTGGGAAATGTTCTTCAAAGGTCATGAAGGACTTTATACCATATATGTTCACACTCATCCTTCCTATGTAGATTCATGGCCTCAGAACTCTGTTTTCTATGGAAGGAGAATTCCAAGCAAG GAAGTTGAATGGGGAAAACCAACAATGATTGATGGTGAGAGACGCCTACTAGCAAGTGCTCTCTTGGACTTCTCTAATGAGAGATTTGTGTTACTGTCCGAGTCTTGTATCCCATTGTTCAACTTCACCACAATTTACAGCTACCTCGTGAATTCCAGTGAGAGCAATATTGGTTCATATGACGACCCGAGGAAGGTTGGTCGGGGCAGATACAATCCCAAAATGTGGCCTGCAATTAACATATCGGATTGGCGCAAAGGCTCCCAGTGGTTTGAGGCCAGTCGAAAGCTTGCAATTGAGATCATATCAGACACCAAATACTACCCCATATTCAAAGAGCATTGCAATCCTCCTTGTTACATGGATGAACATTACATCCCTACCCTAGTCAACATTCTTGGCGTCGAAGACAACTCGAATCGAAGCATAACTTGGGTTGATTGGTCCAGGGGTGGCCCTCACCCTAGAAGATTTGGGAGGAATGATGTTTCATATGAGTTTCTGAATCAAATAAGGTTTGGCACCAATTGCACTTGTAATGGTATTAATGCCACCACTTGTATGTGCTTTTTATTTGCTAGGAAGTTCATGGGAGACACTCTGCGACCTCTCTTGCAAATTGCACCCATTTTGCTAGGTTCCGTTTCATAG